In Bombus vancouverensis nearcticus chromosome 1, iyBomVanc1_principal, whole genome shotgun sequence, a single genomic region encodes these proteins:
- the Psa gene encoding puromycin-sensitive aminopeptidase, with protein sequence MSSVEKKPFRRLPTDVQPYHYNIVLSPNLKTFVFDGKEDVHIDVKSSTDTIVLNSLDIDIKSVIFNDNDGKVIPTKQIEVCSPEETATLVFEEKLPMGRSGYLSLEFVGEINDKMKGFYRSKYIGTNGTVEHAAVTQFEPTDARRCFPCWDEPAHKATFDITLNVPSGLTALSNMPIKSKVTNESVETLVFERTPIMSTYLVAVVVGEFDYIEDKSSDGVLVRVYTPKSKKEQGQFALEVATKVLPYYKTYFGIAYPLPKIDLIAIADFSSGAMENWGLVTYRETCLLVDPQNTSAVRKQWIALVVAHELAHQWFGNLVTMEWWTHLWLNEGYASFVEFLCVAHLFPEYDIWTQFVTDTYIRALELDALKNSHPIEVPVGHPSEIDEIFDDISYNKGACVIRMLHSYIGDDDFRKGMNLYLKKHSYANAETGDLWDALEEASNKDVRSVMSTWTEQQGFPVVRVQHRQEGSDRILSLSQERFLADGSVDTGNSLWIIPISISTSKNPEECVLKALLDEKTKEFRVKNVPEDHWVKINPGTIGFYRTHYSPEALSLLLPAVKDHALPPLDRLGLLDDLFAMVQAGHASTVEVLQLMQAFQHEDNFTVWSSIVNSLGKIGVLVSHLDFEDSFKAFGRNLMRDITNKLGWDPKPNECHLDTLLRSLVLGRMAALNDEDTIQEAKKRFELHVSGITLLAADLRSPVYRAVLSVGDADTYETMLRLYREADLHEEKDRILRALGAIKDETLLAKVLDFAMSDEVRAQDTVFAIMSVAMTYKGRVMAWDFFKENWKTLLDRYGGGFLISRLVKFTTENFVTEERAKDVEEFFKNHPTPGTERTVQQSAESIRLNAAWLARDKDSIKEYLITHV encoded by the exons ATGTCAAGTGTAGAAAAAAAGCCATTTCGTCGGCTGCCCACAGATGTTCAGCCTTACCACTATAATATCGTTTTGTCACCGAATCTGAAAACTTTTGTTTTCGACGGCAAGGAGGATGTGCACATTGAC GTCAAATCGTCTACAGACACTATCGTTTTAAATTCATTGGACATTGATATAAAGAGCGTAATTTTTAATGATAATGATGGAAAAGTTATTCCAACAAAACAAATTGAAGTTTGCTCACCCGAAGAAACAGCCACTTTGGTATTTGAAGAAAAATTACCAATGGGTAGAAGTGGATACTTGAGCTTGGAATTTGTTGGGGAAATTAATGATAAAATGAAGGGTTTCTATAGAAGCAAATACATTGG GACCAATGGAACTGTTGAACATGCAGCTGTAACTCAATTCGAGCCAACAGATGCTAGACGTTGCTTCCCATGCTGGGATGAACCAGCACACAAAGCCACGTTTGATATTACTCTAAATGTACCATCAGGTCTTACAGCACTTTCCAATATG cCTATTAAAAGCAAGGTAACGAATGAATCGGTCGAGACTTTAGTATTTGAGAGGACACCAATCATGTCGACATATTTAGTAGCAGTGGTAGTTGGTGAATTCGATTACATAGAAGACAAATCGAGCGATGGTGTACTAGTACGCGTGTACACCCCGAAATCGAAGAAAGAACAAGGACAGTTCGCGTTGGAAGTAGCGACAAAAGTACTGCCATATTATAAAACGTACTTTGGAATTGCTTATCCACTCCCAAAAATTGATCTTATCGCGATTGCTGATTTCTCATCCGGAGCTATGGAAAATTGGGGTTTAGTTACATATCGAGAAACTTGTCTTCTAGTAGATCCACAAAACACGTCCGCCGTGCGGAAACAGTGGATCGCTTTAGTCGTAGCGCACGAACTGGCGCATCAATGGTTTGGAAATCTCGTAACCATGGAATGGTGGACGCATTTATGGTTAAACGAAGGATACGCTTCGTTTGTGGAATTCTTATGCGTTGCCCATCTGTTTCCCGAATACGATATTTGGACTCAATTTGTGACAGACACGTACATCAGAGCATTAGAGCTTGACGCTTTAAAGAATAGTCATCCGATCGAGGTACCAGTCGGTCACCCTTCTGAAATCGATGAGATTTTTGATGACATTTCTTACAATAAAGGGGCATGTGTTATTCGAATGTTGCATTCCTACATTGGAGACGACGATTTTCGAAAAGGTATGAATCTCTACTTGAAAAAGCACAGCTACGCCAATGCAGAAACTGGAGATCTTTGGGACGCTCTGGAGGAAGCCAGCAATAAGGACGTACGCAGCGTGATGTCCACTTGGACCGAGCAGCAAGGATTCCCTGTTGTCAGAGTTCAACATCGTCAAGAAGGCAGCGATCGAATTCTGTCTCTGTCTCAGGAAAGATTCCTAGCTGATGGTTCCGTGGATACCGGAAACAGTTTGTGGATCATACCAATTAGCATAAGTACGTCGAAGAATCCAGAGGAGTGTGTACTTAAGGCTTTGTTAGACGAGAAGACGAAAGAGTTTCGAGTCAAAAACGTTCCTGAAGATCACTGGGTAAAGATCAACCCTGGAACAATCGGTTTCTACAGGACTCACTATAGCCCAGAAGCATTGTCTCTCTTGTTACCGGCTGTCAAAGATCACGCGTTACCTCCCTTAGATAGACTGGGTCTATTGGACGATCTATTTGCTATGGTACAAGCTGGTCATGCTTCTACCGTAGAAGTACTTCAACTTATGCAAGCGTTTCAACATGAAGACAATTTCACTGTATGGTCTAGTATAGTCAATAGCCTAGGAAAAATCGGAGTTCTCGTGTCTCACTTGGATTTTGAGGATTCGTTCAAAGCGTTTGGACGTAACTTGATGCGCGACATCACCAACAAACTAGGCTGGGATCCTAAACCTAATGAATGTCATCTGGACACTCTTCTACGATCCCTTGTTCTAGGTCGTATGGCAGCATTGAACGACGAGGATACTATACAAGAAGCGAAAAAGAGATTTGAGTTGCACGTTTCTGGCATCACGCTACTCGCTGCCGATTTACGCAGCCCTGTTTACAGGGCTGTACTCTCTGTTGGCGATGCCGACACTTATGAAACCATGCTGAGGCTTTATCGAGAGGCAGATTTGCACGAAGAGAAAGACAGAATATTGAGAGCGCTAGGTGCGATCAAAGATGAAACCTTGTTGGCAAAGGTTCTAGATTTCGCTATGAGCGACGAAGTTAGAGCTCAGGACACAGTGTTTGCTATCATGTCGGTGGCAATGACTTACAAAGGCCGCGTGATGGCTTGGGACTTTTTCAAGGAAAATT